In the Populus trichocarpa isolate Nisqually-1 chromosome 8, P.trichocarpa_v4.1, whole genome shotgun sequence genome, TTTGATTCTTGATTGGGGCTCAATTAGTGTGGACGTAACGATGAAGGTTGTTTGAagcccaaaaaagaagaagaagaggaagaggaaatgGCTGCAGAGTCTAACACAGGGTTTCACCTAGAGGGGACCTTAGGTTCTGCACTTAATCGGCACgcaatttcttttcaatctgGCGCTATAAACAGTGGCTGCACAACGGATATGATTCCCATGGGGATGGGGTCTTACTTTGGGATTAATACTAGTACTACTAGTAGTAGCTTGATGTTGCCTGGGAGTTCCAGCTTGATTAGTAATAATACCAGTCCTGGTGGTAGTGGAAGTGGTGGAATTGTTCAAACTCAAGCTGGGAATTCTTCTGCCTCTTCTTCGTTGCTTCTTGATTCCGTTCCTGGCTTAAAGCATGATGCTGGTTTGGCTGTTGAGTGGTCCGTCGAGGAGCAGTACAAACTGGAGGAAGGCCTTCAAAAGTAGGTTGTTTTCTCCTAGGGTTATTATTTTTCTCCACCCATTTTCATCTTAgttgaaactttgtttgttttaacTCATGGGTGTgagttttcttcattttatatgTAGTATGGGTACTTACACCTGGCATTGATGATGATGGTTTAATAGCTTTCTCATTTTTTCTGTGCTTTAAAGTTTAGTTTGATGTGGTTATGTTGCAACCAAATTTGTACTAGTCTATTCTAATATGGTATGGAATGGTTCCTATTAGGGAGGATTTTActtaattttggttttgttgataattttcacGCAGTGGTGtgtcaatttaaatttacaGATATGCTGATGAACCAAGTATTCTGAGATACGTAAAGATTGCAGCCATGCTCCGTGATAAAACTGTTCGTGATGTTGCGTTGAGGTGTAGATGGATGACGGTAGGCTTTTCTTTCCCCGTAGTTCTTTGGAAATTTTTGAAAGACATAGTTCATCATATTGggacttttttattatcaaatagatTTTGCTCCTTTTGGTTTCCCTCTTCTTGTTCattcttcaattaaaaagtataaatgTTGTGAGATTCAACCTTCTTTTGTTGAATTTCTTATTGTATTCATTTCCTTGAAccaaatcaagctgcaattagAAGATTGCATCGGATGTTTATTGCTCATGTAGGCTT is a window encoding:
- the LOC7471473 gene encoding uncharacterized protein LOC7471473 isoform X2 — translated: MAAESNTGFHLEGTLGSALNRHAISFQSGAINSGCTTDMIPMGMGSYFGINTSTTSSSLMLPGSSSLISNNTSPGGSGSGGIVQTQAGNSSASSSLLLDSVPGLKHDAGLAVEWSVEEQYKLEEGLQKYADEPSILRYVKIAAMLRDKTVRDVALRCRWMTRKRRKAEDYNMGKKINSRKDKLVESSLKMNMAAGLLQNVASYPLMMHHTDQSEPMPFEGISGTTRLLDQNAQAFSQISANLSTFKYERDAWNNESDATTACVH
- the LOC7471473 gene encoding uncharacterized protein LOC7471473 isoform X1, with the translated sequence MAAESNTGFHLEGTLGSALNRHAISFQSGAINSGCTTDMIPMGMGSYFGINTSTTSSSLMLPGSSSLISNNTSPGGSGSGGIVQTQAGNSSASSSLLLDSVPGLKHDAGLAVEWSVEEQYKLEEGLQKYADEPSILRYVKIAAMLRDKTVRDVALRCRWMTRKRRKAEDYNMGKKINSRKDKLVESSLKMNMAAGLLQNVASYPLMMHHTDQSEPMPFEGISGTTRLLDQNAQAFSQISANLSTFKLQDNIDFFCYTRNNITAILNDMREMPGIMSRMPPLPVSIDEDLANSILPNTIQSMMFGSPSGIQLKQEPRC